In Colletotrichum destructivum chromosome 1, complete sequence, the sequence TTTGAAAAGGATAAGGATgtgggaaaagaagaagaaggagaagaataGAAAAGAAATACCACGACCCTTgccctttctctccctctaGGCGAACCGTTCTCAGACTCGCCTATATATGGTCGAATTCATAGTCGAATTGGAGTTCAGACTCCCCCCCAAGGCCGCCGTGTAGGCGAGGTTCCAGGCCAGGCTCACGCCGTCGAGGTACGGACTGCTCGGCGTCAGACCCTTCATGAACTCGTAGCTCTCGACCGCGCCCGGCCGGTCCGCGATGGCGAGGTTGACGTAGACGTGCCCGGCGTACCCCGCGGCCGTGAGGTGGCCGCTCTTGTTGCCGGCAAAGTACTGGTCCCACTCCTGGCGGACGAAGGCCGGGGTGCGGACGTAGGCGCTGGTGGGGACGATGGGCAGCATGTGGATGCCCTGGATGTAGGCGGTGACGTCGCCGAAGTAGGTGGTGTGGTTGACCTTGCGGTCCCAGAGGATGCCCGCGACGCGGTTGTCGACGAACCGGGGCGGCTGGACGTCGTTGTCGGTGGCGAGGAGGTAGTAGGACTGCAGGCTGCgggcggtgatggcgagCTGGAGGTTGGATCGGGCCTCGGTGCGGGCGTCGCCCGTGACGCGCGCCCACATCTTGATGGCGTAGGTCGAGAAGGCGTCCTCGGAGGAGGACTCCTGGTCCTTGCCGTCGGGCGCCTCGAGCACGCCGCGGGCCCAGCTGTGGCCGTGGAACCAGTCGAAGGCgcgggagaaggggaagaaggggtcCTCGGTGGACGGGTTGGCCCAGTCGCGGACCAGGTTGTCGACCCAGAGCTTGTTGAGGCCGTCGTTCTTGGTCAGCCAGGCAGGGTCGAAgtgggcgatgacggcggccgtgTAGACGTAGTAGCTGTAGTGGAAGTGGTGGTCGTTGTAGTACGTGTTGCCAAAGTCGTTGCTCGAGTCGTTGTTGCCGTACGAGCCAGACGAGACGATGCCCTTCCACACCTCGTCGTAGAGGAGGGGGTTCTGCTCCTGGTTGTTGACGTAGCGGTCGAAGGCCGACTTGAGCTTACGCAGCGCCTCGTCCGTGAACGAGGTGTCTCCTGCTATCTCGTGGACGGCGTAGAGAGCCCTCGCGTACACGGAGAAGGCGATTCCGCTGAAGTATTTCGAGGTCAGGTTGGTGAGCGCGACAACGTCGCGAGCCAGCTCGATCCTGGCCGCTTCAACAACGGCCGCCTTGGCTTCGTCTGAGATCGTGCCGCCCGGTGCGCCCTTGGAGCCCACGGAGCCCAGGCTAGGCGACCAAGGATCGAAGCTGATATCCGTCGGGAGGTTGTCCTCGACCATGGTGAAAGCATCGGCGAGCGTGGCGGTTGCGATGCCTTTGGTGGTGGCGGCCAGGGTGACGCTCGTGAGGCCCTGGGCAGTCGTCCTGTCAAAAGATTTGACGTGGTGAGGCAGGGCAAACATGAGCAGCGGGTTCTGCGTGACGCCCTTCTTCGTCCATGCCAGCGTGTAGGTCCCCGTCTTGCCCGAGACAGATCCGGAGATGGTGGCACCCGCAGGATAGGCCCCGGCCGCCTTATTGAAGACCTCGACACCGGACGGTCCACTGGGGTTCTTGGCAACTTGAACTGTTCCGGTGAACCCACGAGGCCCCAGAAGCGTGCCTTTGTCTGTCATTCTAAGAGTCGGTCTCTGGGAGTACTCGCTTGGGTTGAGGTAAATCAACCAGGTCGACCCGTCACTCAGCCGCGCACTCCAGCCGtacacggcggcgccgagtccGTAGGATCCCAGCCGAAGgtcggtgatgttggagAAGTGCTTCTGAGACTGGATGAGGACGGTGGCGTCGCTGTACACGCCCGTCACGAAAGCCATACCCTGGACGAGGGGGAACGTGACGACCGGCTTCGCGCCCTTCCAAGGAGCGAggttgacgttgacggcgaACGCCGTCAACGTGTCCGTCGTCAGGACGGTGCCGTTCTGGAGCTCCCGCGCAGAGAGGGCGATCGACTGCTGGAACAAGGGATCCTCGAAAGACTGCGCGGGGTCCCCGGCACCGTAGACGAACTCGCCACGGTCCGTGTGGGAGACGGAGAGGCCGTGGCCGTGCTTGACGGTGTCGTTGGACCACCAGACCGAGTAGGGGTAGGTCCAGGTGGCGTTGTCCTGCTTTCCGGCGAAGAAGTTGGCGTAGAACTTGTTCGTCTGGATCGGAGCGTCGTCCGCCTTGATGCCGACCGGCCTCTGCGGGTGGTCGTCGCGGGTGGGGACCAAGATGGGCCGGTCGTGAGAGATTCGCACAAAGAGGTCTTCCGAGCTCCGCTTGGCGAAGTCTGCGTGCGTCCAAGGGCCGTGAGGGAGAGCATGCGCGCGGCCGTGGAGGCCACGGAGTCGGTGGCCGCTAGCCAGCTCAGCCAAAAGGAGAGCGGCTGTAAGAACGAAGGAAAACATGGATAACGACAGTACTTGTTtcaaaaaataaaataaaaagtgAGGGGAAAATGAGCGACTGGGTGAGTGATGACACGGGAAGAGTGTCCAAGGAACAGAACGTATGTTGGAGCAACTTGATGAAGACTCCCGGAGGTCCCGACTTATAAGAGAAACCGGGAGGACGCCGTGAAGAAGAGAGCTCCTGTCAGCAACAGACGGGGAATGACAGGTTGTGTCCGTCCCGTCGGCATCGTTGAGGGTCTTTACGGCGCTGATCGCCGCTAGGGGTTTTTGAGtttgtcgtcctcgtctaCATTACGCGGGCCTAATATCAGATCCTGGCGGAGTCAAATCTAAGTTCATTTACGCGTCTTGGGTGGGCGAGTCCGGCGCACGCGGTGACCCGGCATCCTCGTTTCGGATTTAATACATAGAGTCCAGAGCACCACATCCGATCAGCAAGCTTTCCGGGCAGTATTACTGATCACTAGATGGACTTCAACAGTCCATCACGCCTCGGCTTGCCAGTTAGGGACGGTGCTCGACGCGTTGCTCTTCAACGAGTACCTTTACGTGTTGATGCTGGTCTTTGAACATTGGTCTATAGAGAACCATGATCGTGGTTGAGTCTTGGAATAGGTTCCAAACAGTCAGCATCACTCCAGTGCGTTGACAGTCTCATCATTCTTTGCACAACATGCCCTGTGGGGTGGTTGGGGGTTCCGCAACCTCCGGAGCATTGTATCTCTACGCTACCTTCAAGTGGGAACAGTACTTCCGTGGAGTAGGCCCATCATCACACGGGTCGTGTCTACGGACCAACGCAACACCAAGAAGCAGCGTTATCAATCAGTCTATTGTCCCATGGCGTCGTCAAACGAAGGCCGAAAGATTGCGTGCTCCACCCCCGCCGGGCGGCAAAGGCTCTGGACGGACTGATGTTGAGCGGCCAAACCTTAAAAAGCGCTTTGTTTGACTCGACCATCGGTGGGTTTCGTATCCAAGCGAATAGAAGTGGAAGAAAGAGTAAGGCTAAAAACCTTCAGCCAGTTTGGGTTGGTCGGCCTGACGGAACAAATCTTATTGCTTAGACTATGGCGCGTGAAACCAACAGTTGTACCGTAGGGGCAACTCTGTGTCAGTCTGATGGTGTCCAAGAAACGCATTCCGAAGCTATTTCCAGAACGTCCGATGTCCCAGAAAGTTCATGCACACACATGGGCATCTTCACTCTGCTCCAGGTGCTTCGCTTGCCGCCGGTTCCTTGCCATTGATTTCTTGTCAACAGAAAATACCCAAAGAGTAAACAGGATTCAGCATCAGACGAAATCATTATTAACCAAAGTGCTCCGTAACGCACCTCTCCGCTCTGTTATCGGACATCCCGGGCTTACCCCCATGACGTTGCAGGGATCAGTACAGTTGCGAGGTTGCGTCCGAACTCTATTCTGTATTCGCGTTCACTACTGCAGGCGAATTCTGCCTCTGACAACCTCACTTGTTCAGTAATCATCAAGATTGAAGAGCAGTTCTGGTGATATCCTTTTTAATTTGGCGAGTAAGGTAATCCGCTCGCAAGCTTCACTGACGTTATCTAGCCTCTGCAAACTTCATCCATAACGGTTCATGCAGCAACCTGTCTAGACAGTTCTTCTCAACACCGACCATGATCTCCATTCCTCCGTTTGGCAGTATCGGCATGACGACCTGCAGCCCGTTGATGACTCCCACATGCGGGGCCCGGACGGCCTGGATCTTGTCGCCGAGCACGGGTCCCCATTGGACATCGTAGAGTGAGAAGTTGACCCAAGAAGTCTGGATGCAGTTGTTGCCCGGGACGTCGAGCAGCGCCGTGGGGAGCACCCGGTTCACGTCCTCCACCGTGTCGATGAGCGTcgccacgtcgtcgacgaactGGCTGTCGGCCCGGACCAGAGCCCGGCGGACCAGGATCGCCAGGTCGGCCAGGCTCGCGGGGCCGAGCATCTTGCGgatcggcgccgaggcggcgacgtAGCCGAGGAAGCAGCCCATAGTTTCCGGGTGGACCGGCGGATCCGTACGAAGACGGCCGttgatggcgatgttgaagACCGAGACCgggtcgccctcgagggtCTCGAGCGGCGACTGGACGGCCATGACAGTGCGCCACAGCAGCGCCGACAGGGCGTCGTTGGTTGATATCCACTTCTGATCTGTCGGCTCTGTCGCGTTGATAGGGGAtgcctcggccttgagccTGGCGAGAGACTCTGGCGAGAAGTAGAACATCTGCCCGCGGTGGTCCTCGGACAGCATGTTGGGAGGCATCCCCTGCGGAGTGAACGGGAGGatggtgtactcggggtgGTCTTGGGCCCGCCCGAGATTCTTGCCAGTGGGCTTCATGAGTCGTTGGCGGTCCCTcaggaggacgtcgtcgagcttgaaCGGGTCCGTGATATCGAGTCCCTGAGCCCGGCGACATTCCTCCGCCCAGACCTTGGTCCAGGTAAGGAACGTCTGTCCGTCGCCGAACATGTGGAAGATGCACCACGACAGGATCATGCCTCCCTGGACAAAGTTGACCTGGGGAAGAGAAACGGGCAGCCTCTCCCCAGGAGAGGGCCAGACGGAACGGCGGCAGAtggtgtcggcgtcgaaAGCAGACACGGGGAACGCCTTGGACTTGAGCTCCGAGTAGGTCATTGGGAACGCGCCGGGAGCGCGAAGGTCCTTGACCGCGATCCCTTCTACTTCCCCAAGGGGCAGCCTCTGAAGCTTCAGGACGCCCGCTTGTCTTGCGTCGGGGTCCGGAGCGGCCTCGCAGTCCAACACCACGATCCGACGTTGGGCAGCTTCATACCCGGCACGCAGGACGGCGGCTGCTTGGTCGAGGTCGTAGTCGTCCGGGAGCTGGAAAGGGAAGACATAGCGAAGGTAGCCCTTGGGACCTATACGCTCCAACGGCGTGAGATCGGGGATCTCGGTGAACGGTGACAGTGAACCCATACTGTAAGTAAGAGAGCAAAGGcgtgagaagaagaaaaacgaCTGATAGACCCTTCAAGAGCGGGACGGGAAGGCCAGAAAGGGTCAATTGTATCCCAGTGGACGGCCCCCTTACACTATTAGACATAAAGTCATGTTTGACCAGCAATCCAACAAAAAGTTACTACGCCGTGACCTTGCATCTCCGTCGCCTTATGATCGATTGTTTGTTACGCGTCCAACTGGGGATGATGAACTGGAGCTGCCTCCTTCGTATGATTCCAACCAACAAAGTTGACCGGGGACGGTCTCAAAGAGACTTGGCCATGACACATCATTTCAGACCCCAAGAAATGAAATGCTGTTGGATTGCCTTACCATTTGATCACCTGCCTCCTTCGGACCTTGTCCTTTGGATTTGCAGCGCTTTCATGGGGGGTGGAGTTCTCTGTCCAGACCATAGGATTCGGATCTTGGGGCACCTATGTGAGCTCTCGGCTCAATTTCCTATCCAGAGCGGCCGGCTGGGATTACCTATCATCCTGGCCAGTCTTCGCAGGAAAGGTCTCCGGGTTTTGACAGCGGATCCCTAGACGCGACCCTTGTCTGCGgaacccttccccccttgtTCCCCGCCCTGGTCGACAGCTCTGAAGGGTGCGTGAGACGGGATGCAGTCAGACGGCCCGTCGCAACTTACAACAGTGTGTGGTCAACAACCTTAGTTTGTGTCCGCTTGGTCTTGCACAGAATAGGCCCCGACTGCTATTCAGTTCCTCAAAGATGGGCGGCCGAGAGCTATGGGATTGCAACTGACATGGTGGAAGCTCATCAGTTACTCTCGATACCAGTCTGTAATTTGATAACCTGTCACTTTTCTCACGTTGTATATCTACAAGGGGGGCGGTTGGAAGCACTCAATGAGCAAGGTATAAGGAGAAATGCAGTCTGCAACACTGACCTGCTTCTCGGGGCTCTATCTCGATTAGTCCGCCCACTTTCCGTTGACGCATTGAAGAGCGGTTTAGTCTCGAAGGCAGTGGAAAGTATTTCCGTTCTGAATGCGAGTACCCGCGCCAACCATCATCTAAAGAGGACCGCAGCTATCAGAAGGTCCTTCTCGTCTATGCATATAATCCCTCAAGTCGAGCGTGGAGAGAGTCCCACATGCCGGGGTTGAAAGGTCAGCACGGAGGTCAACCAACAACCAACGGATACTCGACCCCAGGCTGCAACCAACGACTTTGTATCACCCCTGGGAAACTATGAGATGTGACCACTTATGACCGAGGCAGTCCCATCAATGTAAACTGAGACTATCGCCTGACGAGCATACGGCCCTGCTAATCATGAAGAAAGTAAAATGTCACTGGGACGCCATGGGGTGGAGACTAAAATGGGCTCCCAAGATGCCAATCCATCATCCGATTTGACTCCAACATATTGCTTTTTGCGCAAGCCGGGAGCTTTCCTTGCCCCAACTGTGCCTGTGCCTTGTGTCCCCCGTTAACCCGGATTCTTGTATTCTGTAATGCAAAACAAGTAAGTCTCTTTTGGCAATGTTCTGCAAGAATATGTATGCAGAGCTGCTTGCCCCGACCCCTCCGCCATTATCCGTGATGCCGCGTTTTTTTGCTTGTTACACACGGCCACACACGGCATCTTGATTCTGAGGATGGAACCCAATGCGGATATAGTCCATATGTTCGGTCCGCCGCCGGACGGCCTGGACGTTTCCGAGAGCAGCGTCGTCCAGAACAATGCTGCCGTCATTGTTCTGGCAGTCCTGGCATCTttggcggtggtgttgcGGCTGATGGCCAGATACCTCCAAGGCCATAACCTCAAGGCGGACGATTGGGCCATCATTGCGTCTCTTGTACGTGTAAAGATATCGCACCTGTAGTTTTTCTCCGAGAGAAACCTGACTGATCGGTCTGACGCTGTCGTTGTAGCTTCTCGTCGGTGCCACCGTCGGTCTGAGCATCGCAGGCGGTGCCCAAGGCGCCGGGAACCATGTGTGGTCCTTTACGCCTCTAGGACTGACACGCGTTTTCAAGGTCTGTCTCTGCCCTTTCGTTCCTTGCCCATTTCTCTGCATTCGTTGACCGGCTTTGGGGAGATAGATCCTTTACGCCTACACCTTCGTGTACGGGAGCGCCTGCGCGGCCACCAAAATCTCCATCCTGCTCTTCTACCAGCGGATCTTTGTGTCCAACATCCCGTCCTTCAAGATCTCCCTGATCCTTGGGTACTTCCTGTCCATCACCTATCCGATCGTCATatggacgacgatggggaaCGCCTGCAGACCGCTGCCCTTCTACTGGAACCAGTTCGTCGGCGAGCAGGGGACCTGCCTCGACCTCAACACATTCTACCTCGCGCTCGGGATCATCAACATGATCAACGACATCATTGTTCTAGTGATTCCGATCCCTCAAATTTTGAAGTTGCAGATGTCTGGACGGAGGAAGCTGGCTGTGTGCAGCATCATGTTGCTCGGGAGCTTGTAACTACCCATCCCCTTTTCTACCAGGACTGGTGATAAGAACAGTCGTATGCTGACCTGCACGCAGTGTTTGTGTCGCTAGCGCCGTCCGCATCTGGTACCTGGAGAGGTTCTCCAAGGCCCAAGACGTCACTTGGATGATGGGCCCGGTCTTCATCTGGTCCGCCATTGAGCCGTCGGTGGCCATCGTGTccgcctgcctcgcccaTCTCGCCCCTCTCCGAAAGCTCGTCCACAATAAGATCTCGTCGACGCAGCGCAGCGCGCAATTcgggccgtcgtcgaacAGCGCGCCGTGGAGGTCTGGCAAGGCggccggcaacagcagctCGCAGAAGGGGTCCGGCGCGCTGTTCACGTACGGCGGATCGAGGTTCAACTttggcggcggggacggcaTGCTGAAGTTGAAGGGgtccgacgacgagatcggTCTTACGAACCGTATCACAGGAGGgcgtggtggtgatggcaaAACCACCGCTGCTGATTCGGGGTCGGAGGATAATGTGAATGGGCAGTCGATTGTGGTACAGTCGAGTTTTGTCCAGGAAAGTGTGAGAAACACGCGTCGAATTCATTGATGCTCTCGTCTAGAAAGTAATCTGCTTCCGCCGGTAGACATCGGAACGGTTTCTGGAGAACCACCAATATACCGGGTCATCATTGCGTATTTCGACCCAACGAAGATTCTCCTCGTCCGTAGCATGCGAGAACTCTAACTGTAAAACATACGAACTCTAACTGCTTACGACTAACCCTAGCCACAGACTGAACCCGTCTTCAACTCTAGGAGCTGCCAATAAATCCAGGCGAACATTCCCAAGTGATGCCTCGTGGCCGTCGGAATAGCGAAGGGGAAGGCCAGTGAAATAGACTCGAGTGCCGACTTTGCGCTCGCAGGGCACAATATACTTCATGCCGACCATGGATGCCGCTGAATAGAACCAAGGCATTGGCAGCCTTGAAATTTGGAGTGGACTTGCATGCTGTGGGAGGTTCGAAGGATGACCCAAAGCCCCCTGTTTGGGACTGGGACTATCAAACGCAAACTTGCATGTGCCGATGAGAGATTTGCCAAGGAAACCCCGGCTGGTTCCTTTTTGGCATGGACGGTCCAGCAAGGAGAATCGAGCCCTAGACCGCGTTTTTGAATACGGTCCGATGACGAGGTTGCGACCGCGGTTGGTTCTGAACTGAATGATATGGTTCAACCAACTGTAAGTCATGCTATATGTTGTGTTGCCCCCATCTACTCTATGCCCTCTACTGCGGAAGCAATGATGAAGAAACAAGGCAAATTGTGACCAATGAGAGAGAAtaaggaaggggaaaaaaatCATAATATTTAGTCCAATGCATCACTTCGGTTTGTATCCCCAATAACTCCTGTCGGCTTTGTATATCCATATCTCTGTCCCACCATAAGCTTGCTTGTCCCAGTCCCTTTCCCTGGTGACACGCGTTTTACCGCGCCTTCTGAAAAGGTACTTGGTACTTTGCATCAGGTGCGGCTCCATAATGATCTTGACCGGCCTGCTGGTTGACCTTGAGCTCTGGGATGTCCCCGCGGTGGTGCCGTCTTGGGCGACAGGCTCCATTTCCATCCAGTCTTCCATCTCGTCTTCGGAAGACAGATCTGCTTCATCGTATTGGTCTCCTTGTATGTCGTCCGTCATGGTATCGTTGTCCTCGTGTGAGACATCTGCCTCGAAGAACTGGTGCGGTTCCTCCTGCAAAACTGACCCAATTGGCTCTGGAACAAACTGGTATGACTGCCCCTGAGAGAACGGATCCATCTGCTCTTGGGTGAAGTCCTCTTGGAAGAAGTCCTCTTGAGCAGATAGCTCCTGAGGGAGGTCTGGAATTCCCCGCCTAACTTGAGCGTAGTACATTTCCAAGAGAGCTCCTTGatcggcctcgatggccatgTATTCCCTGCGCCCACGCCGGGTCCCGGATGGAGGGCCACCGTCAAGAGGAACGAGACCATCAAAATGTGCATCGGTCCACCAGAACCGGAAGTATAGGCCCGATTCAGTTCCAATAACCGTTTGAACGAATAGGCCAGCGAGGCTATACTGCCGGATGGATGCTTTGGCGTTCAACAACGCCTGCCTTTCGACCTCCCGCGGTGAACCCCCTCTACCTTTGATCTCCACCAACAGTTTTGGAACGAGTGTTCCAGGCGCGTGGAATGTTGGACCATATTGGAGGAGAAGCACATCAATTCTGAAGTGCTTGCGCTCGCCACCGTCCGGGGGCTGCTCGAAGTTGGAACACCAGTTGTCTTCGATTCTGAAAAATACCATGATGATGTTTTGCACCAGGGCGGCAGCACCCCCCTCGCGGTTGTTGTCTAGCCTCCATTTGTTGTAGAGGCCAACGAGTGGTGGAAATCGAGTGAAGACTCCAGCCATGATGGTGAGAAATTGCTCCGTgtggcgagagagagagagagtgtgtgtgtgtgtgtgtgtgcatgtgtGTGATAAAGGGGGGCAATGAGATGAATGACTGAATAGTCCAAGAACTTTCTGGCAGTGATACGTATAGGGCGTTCTTATCCATCACGGAGGGCGGTTATTGTCGTCCGTTATAAGTGCAGCGAGACCGGCCTGAACGAGATAGGCAACCAACAACATTTTGTGTCAACTTAATGCCCAAAATCGAGAAATACTAGCCTCCATGTGTATTGAATGTTTAGCCAACTGGCCACTGACTGACGCACCCCTGTCTCGAGACCTTTTCCACGGCCTTGGACTAAGCAACGACTCTCCATTGTACAATTTCCACGCCTTTCTGACGGTCCAAAGCATGTCTGGCCGCGTTAGGGAGGTATATGCTGGTGTGGTTCCATTAATGCTGCCTACGCCTTCTTCCGGCACTGAATCTGTCGAATCTGGAATTAGCCCCTTTTCCGCTAGTTAAACTGAGAGTACCGTGCATTTCTAGTCTGTGCCACTGGACCACTCAAGCTAATCAGAACGCTTGATGAAAGCACGGTACTATCATCACCCATTGGATGAGCTTGAGCATGCTGGTGAGCAAACCCCAGCGAGTGGCTGACAGGCTGTTGGGTGTGCATCTGGAGGTGGAGTGGAGGGCGAGATCACATCCCCAACAACctggtgacggtgacggtgcgGATCATGGACGGGGTTACCATGAGCCTCCAAGGGGCGACCCCGGAGTCGATCAGCGGGATGTTGCCCGGAGGTAGACCGtgtggccgccgccagccccgTGCGCGCAAGCGGCAAGCTATGTAGTCCGGGGCGGCGTGGCCCGAACGGCATGTGCCACCATCAACGGTATCCAACAATCCAGCCAAGGATGAACAGCTGAACCCCAAACCCGGGGTTGCAGGAAGGTAAACCACTCACTCCCGAGAGCTTGCGTTCTAGACTTAACGTGGGTGGGTTATCAATTGTCCTCGACCGGTTACGCTTTCTGGGGTCTTGATCCCTTTGTTGAAGGTCACAGTATCGGGCCAAGCGATTTGACGTATTTTTTCAAGGCGGATCAGCATGTCCCTAGCTGGCGCCGATTTTCTTGGGGGTGATAGATGTACTTAACACCACGTTTTGGGGGCCAAAATACCCCGTTCTTTATAGTCcatacctaggtacttaggtaggtaggcatgTTGCGGGTCAAAGATGCCCCTTATAAGTCACAATTGCAGCGCGGCAATCGCAGTTCCACTTTTCCCAATGCCCCCATCACACTATCTAGAATTGTACCAGGTATTGAACTATGTCCTCACAATAACCCTCTCTGCATCCTTCACTCTCTTGATGGGACGTGTGACGACGGAGAGTTCGCCGGGTGCGATGCAGACGATCACTCTCAGGAAACAGCTCGGTCCAATCAGTGGCATGAAAGTGGCGGTGGCTTGACAGCGCTATTTCGGGTCGATTGCCAAGTTGCCGAGCCCTGCTGAGATGAATCCTTAGAGGGCGTTCCTTGATTCACAGCCACCCAAGTAATCCAGGGACGTCATTTGATTCATGTAGACAAACAGTCAGGCAACCGTGAATAGTTGAGGCAGCCGCTCATGGCTCTTGAATAAAAGATGCAAGAATGGATCCCATCGAGGACTTGGCCACCAAAGACTCGGCCTCCTACTTTTGCAATCTTGACAGTTCGCTTTCACAACTCGACACCTTCCAATCAAAGACCAATTGTCTCTTGACACCACCATCCGCGCCATGTTTCTCTCTCAGAGCTTTTCGGCCTGCCTCCTGGCCCTGACTTTCTATGAGCACGTCGGGGCTGAGGTCGACCATTTCCCTG encodes:
- a CDS encoding Putative endo-1,3(4)-beta-glucanase, glycosyl hydrolase family 81; its protein translation is MFSFVLTAALLLAELASGHRLRGLHGRAHALPHGPWTHADFAKRSSEDLFVRISHDRPILVPTRDDHPQRPVGIKADDAPIQTNKFYANFFAGKQDNATWTYPYSVWWSNDTVKHGHGLSVSHTDRGEFVYGAGDPAQSFEDPLFQQSIALSARELQNGTVLTTDTLTAFAVNVNLAPWKGAKPVVTFPLVQGMAFVTGVYSDATVLIQSQKHFSNITDLRLGSYGLGAAVYGWSARLSDGSTWLIYLNPSEYSQRPTLRMTDKGTLLGPRGFTGTVQVAKNPSGPSGVEVFNKAAGAYPAGATISGSVSGKTGTYTLAWTKKGVTQNPLLMFALPHHVKSFDRTTAQGLTSVTLAATTKGIATATLADAFTMVEDNLPTDISFDPWSPSLGSVGSKGAPGGTISDEAKAAVVEAARIELARDVVALTNLTSKYFSGIAFSVYARALYAVHEIAGDTSFTDEALRKLKSAFDRYVNNQEQNPLLYDEVWKGIVSSGSYGNNDSSNDFGNTYYNDHHFHYSYYVYTAAVIAHFDPAWLTKNDGLNKLWVDNLVRDWANPSTEDPFFPFSRAFDWFHGHSWARGVLEAPDGKDQESSSEDAFSTYAIKMWARVTGDARTEARSNLQLAITARSLQSYYLLATDNDVQPPRFVDNRVAGILWDRKVNHTTYFGDVTAYIQGIHMLPIVPTSAYVRTPAFVRQEWDQYFAGNKSGHLTAAGYAGHVYVNLAIADRPGAVESYEFMKGLTPSSPYLDGVSLAWNLAYTAALGGSLNSNSTMNSTIYRRV
- a CDS encoding Putative chloramphenicol acetyltransferase-like domain superfamily: MGSLSPFTEIPDLTPLERIGPKGYLRYVFPFQLPDDYDLDQAAAVLRAGYEAAQRRIVVLDCEAAPDPDARQAGVLKLQRLPLGEVEGIAVKDLRAPGAFPMTYSELKSKAFPVSAFDADTICRRSVWPSPGERLPVSLPQVNFVQGGMILSWCIFHMFGDGQTFLTWTKVWAEECRRAQGLDITDPFKLDDVLLRDRQRLMKPTGKNLGRAQDHPEYTILPFTPQGMPPNMLSEDHRGQMFYFSPESLARLKAEASPINATEPTDQKWISTNDALSALLWRTVMAVQSPLETLEGDPVSVFNIAINGRLRTDPPVHPETMGCFLGYVAASAPIRKMLGPASLADLAILVRRALVRADSQFVDDVATLIDTVEDVNRVLPTALLDVPGNNCIQTSWVNFSLYDVQWGPVLGDKIQAVRAPHVGVINGLQVVMPILPNGGMEIMVGVEKNCLDRLLHEPLWMKFAEAR